Proteins encoded within one genomic window of Streptomyces sp. NBC_01314:
- a CDS encoding aldehyde dehydrogenase family protein, with amino-acid sequence MTTNETLLVVNPTTGEPITTLPAASADDVAKAAEQARQAHGAGVWSRLPVRERAAVLLRLADLMERDAEILARMDSEDAGKPITECRTGDVPGAIESIRWFAEAADKVFGRIAPGGPDGLGLMSREPVGVVAAILPWNYPLAMTAWKVGPALAAGNCLLVKPAEATPRSALHLADLAAEAGLPDGVLTVLPGYGQEAGAALALNSLVGALSFTGSTATGRRILKNAAESNFKRVSLEMGGKSPQVLMADALSYGDELIDNMIEAAFLTMGQNCTAGSRVLVHRSIAEEVLERFTAAASELVIGDPADPRTQMGPLINHAAFDRVAGAVEAARAGGAQIHTGGLPHGLPPRGAYYPPTVITRAPDGSDVLTKELFGPVVTVQTFTSEDEAVRRANATEYGLAASVWTRDLDSALRLARGIEAGVVSVNAYSEGDITTPFGGWKQSGFGGVEKSTNAFDQWTREKTIWIRAR; translated from the coding sequence ATGACCACGAACGAGACGCTGCTGGTCGTCAATCCCACCACCGGTGAGCCGATCACCACCCTGCCCGCCGCGAGCGCCGACGACGTTGCCAAGGCCGCCGAGCAGGCCCGGCAGGCCCACGGCGCCGGGGTGTGGTCGCGGCTGCCGGTCCGGGAGCGCGCCGCGGTGCTGCTGCGGCTGGCCGACCTCATGGAACGCGACGCGGAGATCCTCGCCCGGATGGACAGCGAGGACGCGGGCAAGCCGATCACGGAGTGCCGTACGGGCGACGTACCGGGCGCGATCGAGTCGATCCGCTGGTTCGCCGAGGCGGCCGACAAGGTCTTCGGCCGCATCGCGCCGGGCGGGCCCGACGGTCTCGGTCTCATGAGCCGCGAACCGGTCGGGGTCGTCGCGGCGATCCTGCCGTGGAACTACCCGCTCGCCATGACCGCCTGGAAGGTCGGACCTGCCCTGGCCGCGGGCAACTGTCTGCTGGTCAAGCCCGCCGAGGCGACCCCGCGCTCGGCCCTGCACCTGGCCGACCTCGCCGCCGAGGCCGGCCTACCCGACGGGGTGCTCACGGTGCTGCCCGGGTACGGCCAGGAGGCTGGGGCGGCCCTGGCCCTCAACTCCCTTGTGGGGGCGCTCTCCTTCACCGGGTCCACCGCGACCGGCCGCCGCATCCTCAAGAACGCCGCCGAGAGCAACTTCAAGCGCGTCTCGCTGGAGATGGGCGGCAAGAGCCCCCAGGTGCTGATGGCCGACGCGCTCTCCTACGGCGACGAGCTCATCGACAACATGATCGAGGCCGCGTTCCTGACCATGGGGCAGAACTGCACGGCCGGCTCCCGGGTTCTGGTTCACCGCAGTATCGCCGAGGAGGTCCTGGAGCGGTTCACGGCCGCAGCGAGCGAGCTCGTCATCGGCGATCCGGCCGACCCACGCACGCAGATGGGGCCGCTCATCAACCACGCCGCCTTCGACCGGGTCGCGGGAGCCGTGGAGGCCGCACGGGCCGGCGGAGCCCAGATCCACACCGGGGGACTGCCCCACGGGCTGCCTCCGCGCGGCGCCTACTACCCGCCCACCGTGATCACCCGCGCCCCCGACGGCAGCGACGTCCTCACCAAGGAGTTGTTCGGTCCCGTCGTCACCGTCCAGACATTCACCTCCGAGGACGAGGCGGTACGCAGGGCGAACGCCACCGAGTACGGTCTCGCCGCCTCGGTCTGGACCCGCGACCTCGACTCCGCGCTGCGGCTGGCCCGCGGCATCGAGGCCGGCGTGGTCTCCGTCAACGCCTACAGCGAGGGTGACATCACCACACCGTTCGGCGGCTGGAAGCAGTCGGGATTCGGTGGAGTGGAGAAGTCCACCAACGCCTTCGACCAGTGGACCCGGGAGAAGACGATCTGGATCCGCGCCCGCTGA
- a CDS encoding SDR family NAD(P)-dependent oxidoreductase — MSGFDFTGKIMLVTGGAGGIGSALCRRFASGGARCVVVDIDAVRAMKVAADLPGTGHTGIGCDLMDRAQVERLFEVVAEDHGGLDVLVNNVGMTSAERFDVRSVESIEREITLNLTSPLVATRIAIPLLMASRDARVVTTVSLGGIFPLGETPIYTASKFGLRGAMLAIGLDLRSKGILAGSVLPSATDTRMLRQEAVDGGNSMQFQDRPQQPADVVAAVVSLLDKPRLEAYPRPGESRLVRFAMLMPNLLPRVFPLFRKRGDRGMARYLEELRRRGLVRRTEGCWELVEEA, encoded by the coding sequence ATGAGCGGGTTCGACTTCACCGGCAAAATCATGCTGGTGACCGGCGGCGCGGGCGGCATCGGCAGCGCGCTGTGCCGCCGCTTCGCCTCCGGCGGCGCCCGTTGTGTCGTCGTCGACATCGACGCGGTGCGCGCCATGAAGGTGGCGGCGGACCTTCCGGGCACCGGGCATACGGGCATCGGCTGTGACCTGATGGACCGCGCCCAGGTGGAGCGGTTGTTCGAGGTGGTCGCCGAGGACCACGGTGGTCTCGACGTTCTCGTCAACAACGTGGGCATGACGAGCGCGGAACGCTTCGATGTGCGCAGCGTCGAGAGCATCGAGCGGGAGATCACCCTGAACCTGACCTCACCGCTGGTCGCGACCCGGATCGCCATTCCTCTTCTCATGGCTTCCCGGGACGCCCGGGTGGTCACTACGGTCTCCCTCGGCGGGATCTTCCCGCTGGGCGAGACCCCGATCTACACCGCTTCCAAGTTCGGGCTGCGTGGCGCGATGCTCGCCATCGGGCTCGACCTGAGGAGCAAGGGCATTCTGGCCGGGTCGGTGCTCCCGTCGGCGACCGACACCCGGATGCTGCGTCAGGAGGCCGTGGACGGCGGGAACTCCATGCAGTTCCAGGACCGGCCCCAGCAGCCCGCCGACGTCGTCGCGGCCGTGGTGAGCCTGCTGGACAAGCCCCGGCTGGAGGCTTACCCCCGGCCCGGTGAGTCCCGCCTGGTGCGGTTCGCGATGCTCATGCCGAACCTGCTGCCCCGGGTCTTCCCGCTGTTCCGCAAGCGCGGTGACCGTGGCATGGCTCGCTATCTGGAGGAACTCCGCCGACGCGGACTGGTCCGCCGGACAGAGGGGTGCTGGGAGCTGGTGGAGGAGGCATGA
- a CDS encoding flavin-containing monooxygenase, translating into MKESQFDTCVIGAGPAGLAVARALAERNLPYTHLERHTGPGGIWDIDNPGSPMYESAHFISSRTLSGFGGFPMPDHFADYPPRRQVLSYLRSFADAYGLTDRIEFGVKVESVEKNADGTWTVTRADGRESVHGQVVVCTGSQWHPNIPDLPGEFSGEVRHTVGYRSAEELRGKRVLVVGAGNSGCDIACDAARTADHAVISMRRGYWFIPKHLFGRPVDTIANGGPHLPMWLAQRVFGALLRIINGDPTQLGLPKPDHKLFETHPAINSMLIHHLQHGDITAKPGIARTEGRTVYFTDGTSDDFDLVLLATGYVHKVPVAQRYFGDEQHPDLYLSSFSREHEGLFGIGFVETNSGAYQLFDSQAQLIAGYVHDARHRLPNAERFARLIRSDRPDLSGGLRFVDSPRHTGYVDSGAFVKYLGKVAGEMGWRIQGRSPHALSERRELAGRIQEGRAA; encoded by the coding sequence GTGAAGGAAAGCCAGTTTGATACGTGCGTGATCGGGGCGGGACCTGCCGGGCTGGCGGTCGCCAGGGCGCTGGCGGAGCGGAATCTGCCGTACACGCACCTGGAGCGGCACACCGGGCCCGGCGGTATCTGGGACATCGACAATCCCGGCAGCCCGATGTACGAGTCGGCCCACTTCATTTCCAGCAGGACCCTGTCGGGATTCGGTGGCTTTCCGATGCCCGACCACTTCGCGGACTACCCGCCCCGCCGGCAGGTCCTGTCGTACCTGCGGTCCTTCGCCGACGCCTACGGGCTGACGGACCGCATCGAGTTCGGCGTCAAGGTCGAAAGCGTCGAGAAGAACGCGGACGGCACATGGACGGTCACCCGGGCCGACGGGCGGGAAAGCGTGCACGGTCAGGTCGTCGTGTGTACGGGCTCGCAGTGGCACCCCAACATCCCCGACCTGCCGGGGGAGTTCAGCGGAGAGGTCCGGCACACCGTCGGCTATCGCAGCGCGGAGGAGCTGCGGGGCAAACGGGTCCTGGTCGTGGGCGCGGGCAACTCCGGCTGCGACATCGCCTGCGACGCGGCCCGGACCGCGGACCACGCGGTGATCAGCATGCGGCGTGGCTACTGGTTCATCCCCAAGCACCTGTTCGGCCGGCCGGTGGACACCATCGCCAACGGTGGGCCGCACCTGCCGATGTGGCTGGCGCAGCGGGTCTTCGGTGCCCTCCTGCGGATCATCAACGGTGACCCGACGCAGCTGGGGCTGCCGAAGCCGGACCACAAGCTGTTCGAGACCCACCCGGCCATCAACTCGATGCTGATCCACCACCTCCAGCACGGCGACATCACCGCCAAACCGGGGATCGCCCGCACCGAGGGCAGGACCGTGTACTTCACCGACGGCACGAGCGACGACTTCGATCTCGTCCTGCTGGCCACAGGCTATGTCCACAAAGTGCCGGTCGCGCAGCGGTACTTCGGCGACGAGCAGCACCCGGACCTGTACCTGTCGTCGTTCTCGCGCGAGCACGAGGGCTTGTTCGGCATCGGCTTCGTCGAGACCAACTCCGGTGCGTACCAGCTCTTCGACTCCCAGGCGCAATTGATCGCCGGGTACGTCCATGACGCGCGGCACCGGTTGCCGAACGCGGAGCGTTTCGCCCGCCTGATCCGCTCCGACCGCCCGGATCTGTCCGGTGGGCTGCGGTTCGTCGACTCGCCCCGCCACACCGGCTATGTCGACAGCGGGGCCTTCGTGAAGTATCTGGGCAAGGTCGCGGGCGAGATGGGCTGGCGTATCCAGGGCAGGTCGCCGCACGCGCTGTCCGAGAGGCGCGAACTCGCGGGACGTATCCAAGAAGGTAGGGCGGCATGA
- a CDS encoding TetR/AcrR family transcriptional regulator, whose translation MAHVSAAERRPQLIKAAIDYMTREGVAAGSTRAIAAELGVAQATVHYTFGTKEGLYRAVMEQLTQDLIAQVEQAAPADAGFEETAGALAAALWQTVREQPASHQLLTELTMFALRSPALSEALDSHYRSITEVTARLVTEAAERTGQPLAQPAETIARFFLAGFDGLTMQHLSHPDEQAEHTCLQAFVSAVVVMAGGRLELVSVPTS comes from the coding sequence ATGGCTCACGTTTCCGCGGCCGAGCGCCGCCCTCAGCTGATCAAAGCGGCCATCGACTACATGACGAGGGAAGGAGTCGCAGCCGGGAGCACCCGCGCCATCGCCGCCGAGCTGGGGGTGGCCCAGGCCACGGTGCACTACACCTTCGGCACGAAGGAGGGGCTGTATCGCGCCGTGATGGAGCAGCTCACCCAGGATCTGATCGCCCAGGTCGAGCAGGCCGCCCCGGCCGACGCCGGATTCGAGGAGACGGCCGGCGCGCTGGCGGCGGCCCTGTGGCAGACGGTGCGCGAGCAGCCCGCCAGCCATCAACTCCTCACGGAACTCACCATGTTCGCGCTCCGCTCACCCGCCCTGAGCGAGGCCCTCGACAGCCACTACCGGAGCATCACGGAGGTGACGGCGAGACTGGTGACCGAGGCGGCCGAGCGCACGGGCCAGCCTCTCGCCCAGCCCGCGGAGACGATCGCGCGGTTCTTCCTCGCCGGCTTCGACGGACTCACCATGCAGCACCTCTCCCACCCCGACGAGCAGGCCGAGCACACCTGCCTCCAGGCCTTCGTGTCCGCCGTGGTGGTCATGGCCGGCGGTCGACTGGAGCTGGTGTCCGTACCGACGAGCTGA
- the modA gene encoding molybdate ABC transporter substrate-binding protein: MTRTARRTRRTLQVTGAGVAALLALSACSSSDDSSSTKPDSSASESASDKLSGTVTVFAAASLKESFTALGKEFEETHPGTKVTFSFGGSDSLAASITGGAPADVFASASPKTMAIVTDAGDASGTPATFVRNQLEIATLPGNPDKIASLKDLTKSGLKVVLCDKEVPCGAAAQKALDAGKLKLTPVSYEQDVKSALTKVELKEADAAVVYKTDVHAAGDKVEGVEFPESADAINDYPIVQLKDTKNADAAKAFIALVQSAEGQKVLTEAGFLKP, translated from the coding sequence ATGACCCGTACCGCGCGCCGGACCCGTCGGACCCTGCAGGTGACCGGCGCAGGCGTCGCCGCGCTGCTGGCCCTGAGCGCCTGCTCGTCCTCCGACGACTCCTCGTCGACGAAGCCGGATTCCTCCGCATCCGAGTCCGCCTCGGACAAGCTCTCCGGCACGGTGACCGTGTTCGCCGCCGCATCCCTCAAGGAGAGCTTCACGGCCCTGGGCAAGGAGTTCGAGGAGACGCACCCCGGCACGAAGGTCACCTTCAGCTTCGGCGGCAGCGACTCCCTCGCAGCCAGCATCACCGGCGGCGCCCCGGCAGACGTGTTCGCGTCGGCCAGCCCGAAGACGATGGCGATCGTGACGGACGCGGGGGACGCCTCCGGCACGCCCGCCACCTTCGTCCGCAACCAGCTGGAGATCGCCACCCTGCCGGGCAACCCCGACAAGATCGCCTCTCTGAAGGACCTCACCAAGTCCGGCCTGAAGGTCGTCCTCTGCGACAAGGAGGTGCCCTGTGGCGCCGCCGCCCAGAAGGCCCTCGACGCCGGCAAGCTGAAGCTCACCCCCGTCTCCTACGAGCAGGACGTCAAGAGCGCCCTGACCAAGGTCGAGCTGAAGGAGGCCGACGCCGCCGTCGTCTACAAGACCGATGTACACGCCGCGGGCGACAAGGTCGAGGGCGTGGAGTTCCCCGAGTCCGCCGACGCCATCAACGACTACCCGATCGTCCAGCTCAAGGACACCAAGAACGCCGACGCCGCCAAGGCGTTCATCGCCCTTGTGCAGTCCGCCGAGGGCCAGAAGGTCCTGACCGAGGCCGGGTTCCTCAAGCCGTGA
- a CDS encoding molybdopterin-binding protein, with protein MHTYRIGDAAALLGVSADTVRRLVDGGKLTAERDEQGRRIIPGPALAAYARETHRAERESTGSSARNRLTGIVTDVILGDVSAQVEIQAGPFRVVALVSRESAEELKLEPGVPAVAVIKSTNVVVERP; from the coding sequence ATGCACACCTACCGGATCGGGGACGCCGCCGCCCTGCTCGGTGTCAGCGCCGACACCGTGAGGCGCCTGGTCGACGGCGGGAAACTCACCGCCGAACGCGACGAGCAGGGCCGCCGGATCATCCCCGGGCCGGCCCTCGCCGCCTACGCCCGCGAGACGCACCGCGCGGAGCGGGAGTCCACCGGCTCCTCGGCCCGCAACCGCCTGACCGGCATCGTCACCGACGTGATCCTCGGCGATGTGTCGGCGCAGGTGGAGATCCAGGCCGGACCGTTCCGGGTGGTGGCGCTGGTCAGCCGCGAGTCGGCCGAGGAACTGAAGCTGGAGCCCGGTGTTCCGGCGGTTGCCGTGATCAAGTCGACCAACGTGGTCGTCGAGAGACCGTAG
- a CDS encoding molybdopterin-dependent oxidoreductase translates to MSQSLAAAGTATVPMAELTLAGDLSRPSRLTVPDLLAWPQHEADVSFECATSGIQHHRFTGPLLHDVLSAAEPGFDPARRKDRLRFLIAVTGVDGHHALLSWAEIDPDFGRASVLLAVTIDDTPLDRAGPQLVLPQDRCGARHISGINAIHVDGSYRAWT, encoded by the coding sequence GTGAGTCAGTCCCTCGCAGCCGCCGGTACGGCCACCGTTCCGATGGCGGAACTCACCCTCGCCGGCGATCTGAGCCGTCCGTCCCGGCTGACGGTGCCCGACCTGCTCGCCTGGCCGCAGCACGAGGCCGACGTCAGCTTCGAGTGCGCCACCAGCGGTATCCAGCACCACCGCTTCACCGGACCACTCCTGCACGACGTGCTGTCGGCGGCCGAGCCTGGTTTCGACCCCGCCCGCCGCAAGGACCGCCTGCGCTTCCTGATCGCCGTGACCGGGGTGGACGGCCATCACGCCCTGCTGTCCTGGGCCGAGATAGACCCCGACTTCGGCCGCGCTTCCGTCCTGCTCGCGGTCACCATCGACGACACCCCGCTCGACCGCGCCGGACCCCAACTCGTCCTCCCGCAGGACCGCTGCGGCGCCCGGCACATCAGCGGAATCAACGCGATCCACGTGGATGGCAGCTACCGCGCGTGGACGTGA